The following are encoded in a window of Doryrhamphus excisus isolate RoL2022-K1 chromosome 16, RoL_Dexc_1.0, whole genome shotgun sequence genomic DNA:
- the prkag3a gene encoding 5'-AMP-activated protein kinase subunit gamma-1 isoform X2, giving the protein MEPPSQVSFPTNGEMQKQEADVTIYMNFMKSHCCYDAIPTSCKLVIFDTKLQVQKAFYALVANGLRAAPLWDSKLQKFVGMLTITDFINILHCYYKSPLVQMYELESHKIETWRDVYLKCSCPLLISISPDASLFDAIYSLLKHKIHRLPVIDPESGNVLHILTHKRILKFLHIFGKKVPKPVFVQRQIQELGIGTFRNVATVHETATLYDALSIFVERRVSALPVVDERGKVVALYSRFDVINLAAQKTYNNLHVTMLEALHRRTCFMEGVIKCYPDETLETVIDRIVTAEVHRLVLVDRGDVVRGIISLSDLLQAMVLTPAGIEALLS; this is encoded by the exons ATGGAACCTCCCTCGCAG GTTTCATTCCCAACCAATGGGGAGATGCAGAAACAAG AGGCCGATGTCACAATCTATATGAATTTCATGAAGAGTCACTGCTGCTATGATGCCATTCCAACCAGCTGTAAACTGGTCATATTTGATACCAAGCTCCAA GTGCAAAAAGCCTTTTATGCGCTGGTGGCAAACGGCTTAAGGGCTGCACCTTTATGGGACAGCAAGTTGCAGAAATTTGTGg GTATGCTGACGATTACAGATTTCATCAATATCCTTCATTGCTATTACAAGTCACCCTTG GTGCAGATGTACGAGTTAGAGAGCCACAAGATTGAAACATGGAGAG ATGTCTATTTAAAGTGTTCCTGTCCACTTCTGATTAGCATTTCTCCAGATGCCAG CCTCTTCGATGCCATCTATTCCTTACTCAAACACAAGATCCACAGACTACCTGTCATCGATCCAGAGTCGGGGAACGTCCTGCACATTCTTACCCACAAAAGGATCCTTAAGTTCCTCCATATATTT GGGAAAAAGGTTCCCAAGCCTGTGTTTGTTCAGAGGCAGATCCAGGAGCTGGGAATCGGAACCTTCAGAAATGTTGCCACAGTTCACGAAACAGCGACACTTTATGATGCCCTTTCTATATTTGTGGAAAGGAGGGTGTCTGCACTTCCGGTGGTTGATGAAAGAG GCAAAGTGGTGGCACTCTACTCAAGATTTGATGTTATT AATCTGGCTGCCCAGAAGACGTACAACAATCTGCATGTCACAATGCTAGAAGCTCTTCATAGACGCACGTGTTTCATGGAGGGTGTGATCAAGTGCTATCCGGATGAAACACTGGAGACCGTCATAGATCGTATAGTCACAGCTGAG GTCCACCGGCTGGTGCTAGTGGACAGAGGTGACGTGGTGAGGGGCATCATATCACTGTCTGACCTGCTGCAGGCTATGGTCTTAACCCCAGCAGGTATTGAAGCCCTTTTGTCGTAG
- the abcb6a gene encoding ATP-binding cassette sub-family B member 6, with amino-acid sequence MVLVSSYCEADFPISRTWVDEGISPCFYFTLVPAVLLTISFFLGTIHCIFYQKYGTAMEPKFIPRSRLYTLQQAISILLLVQFVAGMVWRATIGADFPGYVVLYGCFCALAWAWAIALLRIERRRVLLIDRTRGHSTALLLIWAVAFAAENLAFISWFSPHWWWGLEDKQQQVQFALWLTRYVGTGLLFFVGLKAPGLPRRPYMLLINEDERDIEQSAQSLLGRPDQNQSTWQGFRKKVRLLLPYMWPRGSIWLQVLVLFCLGLLGIERAINVFVPIYYKNIVNELTDGSSWNTLATTVCIYVMLKFMQGGGAGSSGFVSNMRSFLWIRVQQFTNRVVQVRLFAHLHALSLRWHLGRKTGDVLRSIDRGTSSINSLLSYIVFSIFPTIADIVISIIYFVTYFNAWFGLIIFVCMTLYLTLTIIITEWRTKYRRDMNQQDNNAKTKAVDSLLNFETVKYYNAENYEVSRFEDAILKYQLSEWKTQASLALLNQTQNIIIGSGLLAGSLLCAYFVTEGKFQVGDFVLFGTYIIQLYTPLNWFGTYYRMIQNSFIDMESMIKLFEEQEEVKDDVNAVNFLYKMGRIEFENVYFSYTDGKEVLKDVSFTVPPGQTVALVGPSGSGKSTIIRLLFRFYDVQGGCIRIDGQDISKVKQASLRAHIGVVPQDTVLFNDTILENIRYGRISASNQEVEEAAIAGDIHDKIMAFPEGYDTPVGERGLKLSGGEKQRVAIARTILKAPQIILLDEATSALDTQTERNIQASLAKVCANRTTVVVAHRLSTIIGADQILVISEGRIAERGRHEELLHKGGLYADMWTNQQQAQDSDSSSETEAKDCTPEKLQPPSTPSGHHGH; translated from the exons ATGGTGCTGGTTTCTAGCTACTGTGAAGCCGACTTCCCCATATCCCGCACTTGGGTGGATGAAGGCATCTCCCCCTGCTTCTACTTCACTCTCGTCCCTGCTGTCCTACTCACCATCTCCTTCTTTCTCGGCACCATCCACTGCATCTTCTACCAGAAATATGGCACAGCAATGGAGCCCAAGTTCATCCCCCGCTCCCGCCTCTACACACTCCAACAGGCCATCTCCATCCTTCTTTTAGTTCAGTTTGTGGCTGGGATGGTGTGGAGAGCCACCATTGGAGCGGACTTCCCAGGCTATGTGGTTTTGTATGGTTGTTTCTGTGCCCTGGCTTGGGCTTGGGCCATTGCCTTGCTGAGAATAGAGAGGCGAAGGGTTCTGTTGATAGACCGGACGCGGGGACACAGCACAGCCCTGCTGCTGATCTGGGCAGTGGCGTTTGCAGCTGAGAACCTGGCGTTTATCTCCTGGTTTAGTCCTCACTGGTGGTGGGGCCTGGAGGATAAGCAGCAACAG GTCCAGTTTGCCTTGTGGCTGACACGCTACGTGGGCACAGGATTGCTGTTCTTTGTCGGTCTCAAAGCCCCAGGGTTGCCACGGAGACCATACATGCTGCTTATAAATGAAGACGAGCGGGACATAGAGCAGAGCGCACAG AGCCTCTTGGGCAGACCAGACCAGAACCAGTCCACCTGGCAGGGCTTCAGGAAGAAGGTGCGCCTGCTTTTACCTTACATGTGGCCTCGGGGCAGCATTTGGCTCCAGGTGCTTGTCCTCTTTTGTTTGGGGCTCCTGGGAATTGAGAGGGCAATCAATGTCTTTGTACCTATTTACTACAAAAATATCG TGAATGAACTGACCGATGGCAGCAGCTGGAACACTCTGGCAACCACCGTGTGTATTTACGTCATGCTGAAGTTCATGCAGGGCGGGGGGGCAG GCTCCTCGGGGTTTGTGAGTAACATGCGCTCCTTCCTGTGGATTCGGGTGCAGCAGTTCACCAACCGAGTGGTGCAGGTACGCCTCTTCGCCCACTTGCACGCCCTGTCCCTGCGCTGGCACCTGGGGCGCAAAACCGGTGACGTGCTGAGAAGCATCGACCGCGGTACCTCGTCCATTAACAGCTTGCTCAG CTATATTGTGTTCAGCATCTTCCCGACGATCGCAGACATTGTCATATCCATCATTTACTTTGTCACCTATTTCAACGCCTGGTTTGGCCTCATTATCTTTGTGTGCATGACCCTCTACCTCA CTCtgaccatcatcatcacagaATGGAGAACCAAGTATAGACGAGACATGAATCAACAGGACAATAATGCCAAGACCAAAGCTGTGGATTCCTTGCTGAACTTTGAGACGGTAAAATACTACAATGCGGAGAACTATGAGGTCAGCCGCTTTGAGGACGCCATCTTGAAATACCAG TTGTCAGAGTGGAAGACCCAGGCCTCCCTGGCCCTCCTCAACCAAACCCAGAACATCATCATCGGATCAGGCCTGCTGGCCGGCTCCCTGCTCTGTGCCTATTTTGTGACGGAAGGAAAGTTCCAG GTTGGCGATTTTGTTCTGTTTGGAACGTATATCATCCAACTGTATACCCCCCTCAACTGGTTCGGAACCTACTACAG aatgaTCCAAAATTCGTTTATTGACATGGAAAGCATGATCAAGCTTTTTGAGGAGCAAGAGGAG GTGAAAGATGATGTCAATGCTGTGAATTTCCTCTACAAAATGGGAAGAATAGAGTTTGAGAACGTTTACTTCTCCTACACAGATGG TAAGGAGGTACTCAAGGACGTCTCCTTTACAGTCCCGCCAGGACAGACTGTAGCTCTG GTGGGACCCTCAGGGTCCGGGAAGAGCACCATCATCCGACTACTCTTCCGCTTTTATGACGTTCAAGGGGGCTGCATTCGCATTGACGGTCAGGACATATCCAAA GTGAAGCAGGCGTCTCTGCGTGCGCACATTGGCGTCGTCCCCCAGGACACGGTGCTGTTCAACGACACCATACTGGAGAACATCCGCTACGGTCGCATCTCTGCAAGCAACCAGGAGGTAGAGGAGGCCGCCATCGCTGGAGACATCCATGACAAAATCATGGCATTCCCTGAAG GGTATGATACTCCAGTTGGGGAAAGGGGTCTCAAGCTGAGTGGAGGCGAGAAGCAAAGGGTGGCCATCGCGAGAACCATCCTCAAAGCACCCCAGATTATCCTCCTGGATGAG GCCACATCAGCGCTCGATACCCAAACAGAACGCAACATCCAGGCTTCACTAGCCAAAGTCTGCGCTAATCGTACAACAGTTGTTGTTGCTCACAg GTTGTCCACAATCATTGGAGCAGACCAGATTTTGGTCATCAGCGAGGGTCGGATTGCCGAGCGAGGACG ACACGAGGAGCTGCTGCACAAGGGAGGCCTTTATGCAGACATGTGGACAAATCAGCAGCAGGCCCAGGACTCTGATTCCTCATCGGAGACAGAAGCCAAAGACTGTACACCTGAGAAACTACAGCCGCCATCCACTCCATCAGGCCACCACGGCCACTGA
- the prkag3a gene encoding 5'-AMP-activated protein kinase subunit gamma-1 isoform X1: protein MEPPSQVSFPTNGEMQKQEADVTIYMNFMKSHCCYDAIPTSCKLVIFDTKLQVQKAFYALVANGLRAAPLWDSKLQKFVGMLTITDFINILHCYYKSPLVQMYELESHKIETWRDVYLKCSCPLLISISPDASLFDAIYSLLKHKIHRLPVIDPESGNVLHILTHKRILKFLHIFRQIQELGIGTFRNVATVHETATLYDALSIFVERRVSALPVVDERGKVVALYSRFDVINLAAQKTYNNLHVTMLEALHRRTCFMEGVIKCYPDETLETVIDRIVTAEVHRLVLVDRGDVVRGIISLSDLLQAMVLTPAGIEALLS, encoded by the exons ATGGAACCTCCCTCGCAG GTTTCATTCCCAACCAATGGGGAGATGCAGAAACAAG AGGCCGATGTCACAATCTATATGAATTTCATGAAGAGTCACTGCTGCTATGATGCCATTCCAACCAGCTGTAAACTGGTCATATTTGATACCAAGCTCCAA GTGCAAAAAGCCTTTTATGCGCTGGTGGCAAACGGCTTAAGGGCTGCACCTTTATGGGACAGCAAGTTGCAGAAATTTGTGg GTATGCTGACGATTACAGATTTCATCAATATCCTTCATTGCTATTACAAGTCACCCTTG GTGCAGATGTACGAGTTAGAGAGCCACAAGATTGAAACATGGAGAG ATGTCTATTTAAAGTGTTCCTGTCCACTTCTGATTAGCATTTCTCCAGATGCCAG CCTCTTCGATGCCATCTATTCCTTACTCAAACACAAGATCCACAGACTACCTGTCATCGATCCAGAGTCGGGGAACGTCCTGCACATTCTTACCCACAAAAGGATCCTTAAGTTCCTCCATATATTT AGGCAGATCCAGGAGCTGGGAATCGGAACCTTCAGAAATGTTGCCACAGTTCACGAAACAGCGACACTTTATGATGCCCTTTCTATATTTGTGGAAAGGAGGGTGTCTGCACTTCCGGTGGTTGATGAAAGAG GCAAAGTGGTGGCACTCTACTCAAGATTTGATGTTATT AATCTGGCTGCCCAGAAGACGTACAACAATCTGCATGTCACAATGCTAGAAGCTCTTCATAGACGCACGTGTTTCATGGAGGGTGTGATCAAGTGCTATCCGGATGAAACACTGGAGACCGTCATAGATCGTATAGTCACAGCTGAG GTCCACCGGCTGGTGCTAGTGGACAGAGGTGACGTGGTGAGGGGCATCATATCACTGTCTGACCTGCTGCAGGCTATGGTCTTAACCCCAGCAGGTATTGAAGCCCTTTTGTCGTAG
- the retreg2 gene encoding reticulophagy regulator 2, with protein sequence MATAEESRRRPSLTSSSVGLEDLFPTGTSEHSCGDGNPELDRLRERLESWLSPYEPVLLWIQRLLVWERPLYSISVSLTLNTLFWLLSSTSLRPLFLLSVSILGLMLLERWKPKLPIITVQHVEVPPIQTESMSVEQRLLSVPELSHHLAESYLTCCLFLHETLQYKRQNNGRFCAMMCSGCFALAVVGHYVPGIMISYIIVLSVLLWPLVVYHELIQRMYTGLEPILMKLDYSMKGDTERRKHDKRKVKKEVEEGDEPRAETESESEEELSCFAPTVDVKTTALAMAITDSELSDEEASILESGGFSVSRATTPQLTDLSEDLDQQSFHSDPEESYLRDLPEFPSVEEFPSLEHNLLHFPLRGPGQGDRSQAGAPSEAEPLSPASLLIQHLASPLHFVNTHFNGHGRPPGGEVGVLPATGEEISGHGGDEKTAVVTQGAQRSLEALSEEIVSTAISTVVHNTLSALLRSSEASEEPALAEFLPHETPPGIMDTFTQPTISAAACGPDDDLETITTESVTGDDVHEDTLVATEEEDFELLDQSELDQADEGLDLSPDGPLVGGASGAPDTPPQHQPQS encoded by the exons ATGGCGACCGCAGAGGAGTCACGAAGACGCCCCTCGCTTACCTCCTCTTCGGTCGGCCTGGAGGATCTGTTCCCAACCGGTACGTCGGAGCACTCTTGTGGCGACGGGAACCCGGAGCTCGACCGACTGCGGGAGCGCCTTGAAAGCTGGCTGTCGCCATACGAGCCCGTGCTACTGTGGATTCAGCGGCTACTAGTGTGGGAGAGGCCGCTGTACAGCATCTCGGTGTCACTTACCCTCaacactttattctg GCTTCTGTCATCCACCTCCCTGCGCCCTCTGTTCCTGTTGAGTGTGTCCATCCTCGGACTGATGCTGCTGGAGAGATGGAAGCCCAAGTTGCCCATTATTACTG TTCAACATGTGGAGGTTCCCCCCATCCAAAC tgaatCGATGAGCGTAGAGCAGCGACTGCTAAGTGTTCCTGAGCTCAGCCACCACCTGGCAGAAAGCTACCTGACATGTTGCCTGTTTCTGCATGAGACTCTGCAGTACAAACGACAAAATAACGGCAGg TTTTGTGCCATGATGTGCAGCGGCTGTTTTGCGCTTGCAGTGGTTGGACATTATGTTCCTGGAATCATGATCTCTTATATCATTG TTCTTAGTGTGCTCCTGTGGCCACTGGTGGTGTACCATGAACTCATCCAAAGGATGTACACCGGACTGGAGCCCATCCTGATGAAACTGGACTACAGCATGAAGGGAGATACAGAGCGTCGCAAGCATGACAAGAGGA AGGTAAagaaggaggtggaggagggcgATGAGCCGAGAGCGGAGACGGAGAGTGAAAGCGAGGAGGAGCTATCCTGTTTTGCCCCAACG GTGGATGTAAAGACCACGGCTCTGGCGATGGCCATCACAGACTCTGAATTATCCGACGAGGAGGCATCCATATTGGAAAGCGGGGGCTTCTCCGTTTCCAGAGCCACGACCCCCCAACTCACAGATCTCTCTGAAG ACCTAGACCAGCAAAGTTTCCACAGTGACCCAGAAGAGTCCTATCTGCGGGATCTACCCGAATTTCCATCCGTGGAGGAGTTTCCGTCCTTGGAACACAACCTCCTCCACTTTCCGCTGCGGGGTCCAGGCCAAGGTGACCGATCCCAGGCTGGTGCTCCTTCAGAGGCTGAACCGTTGAGCCCCGCCAGTCTCCTCATCCAGCACCTCGCGTCGCCCCTGCACTTTGTGAATACACATTTCAACGGTCATGGACGACCGCCTGGCGGCGAGGTGGGTGTGTTGCCAGCCACGGGGGAGGAAATATCAGGTCACGGAGGGGACGAGAAGACAGCTGTCGTTACCCAGGGTGCACAGCGGTCGCTCGAGGCGCTAAGCGAGGAGATTGTGAGCACAGCCATCTCCACTGTGGTGCACAACACTCTGTCAGCACTGCTACGCTCCAGTGAAGCTAGCGAGGAGCCTGCCCTGGCTGAGTTCCTTCCTCATGAAACCCCACCGGGCATTATGGACACCTTCACCCAACCCACCATCTCGGCAGCGGCATGTGGGCCTGATGACGACCTCGAGACGATAACCACGGAAAGTGTCACAGGGGATGACGTGCACGAAGACACGCTTGTTGCTACAGAGGAAGAGGACTTTGAGCTTCTGGACCAAAGTGAACTGGATCAGGCAGATGAAGGACTGGACCTCAGCCCTGACGGACCGCTGGTAGGAGGAGCCTCGGGAGCTCCTGATACACCCCCACAGCATCAACCTCAGTCATAG
- the cnppd1 gene encoding protein CNPPD1: MDFKSLFNDTAIQFSDFHEFTFLPGHQKLSERVRKRLYYGLEQDVSLEVLSSPVTDIAVEIFQKNAPSPIRKLHKKYAAHVAREACISPCAMMLALVYIERLRHRNPEYLQKISSSDLFLISMMVASKYLYDEGEEEEVFNDEWGAAGKLDVETVNKLEMNFLNAIEWSLFTESKDFFDSLSQVETSIAQRQGMKRGWFTYTDLCVLLEQSTWSQALTAIYQHFTKVSCMLGFLYLTSVAGLIATSTVLHQVSLCPNGRTLLPHPTEVTPAHLRTSSLNPEASSELGHLASCTLANKSLDRHTKVVGEGRHHSPASVPATSKTSILYLWGSLLSSVGSTQPEMEMVSPDTWSTAAPFLPGCHTTLAQRERMLRNHSTLFSHHASWLASIFLESSETSPDLGMFPPVPLGHCRQHFMVPVDKTRALLMPG, translated from the exons ATGGATTTTAAGTCATTATTCAACGATACAGCGATTCAGTTTTCCGACTTCCACGAGTTCACG TTCCTTCCTGGACACCAGAAGTTGTCTGAACGAGTGAGAAAGCGACTCTATTATGGCCTGGAACAAGATGTGTCTCTTGAGGTCCTCTCCTCCCCTGTGACAG ATATCGCTGTTGAAATCTTCCAGAAAAATGCCCCGAGCCCAATACGAAAGCTCCACAAGAAGTATGCCGCACATGTCGCCAG GGAGGCTTGCATTTCCCCGTGTGCCATGATGCTGGCTCTGGTTTATATTGAAAGGCTCCGTCACAGAAACCCTGAATACCTGCAAAAGATCTCCTCCTCTGACCTCTTCCTGATCTCTATG atggTTGCCAGCAAGTACTTGTATGatgaaggagaggaagaggaggttttCAATGATGAGTGGGGAGCAGCTGGGAAGCTGGACGTTGAAACGGTTAATAAGCTGGAGATGAATTTTCTGAACGCCATT GAGTGGAGCCTCTTCACAGAGTCAAAAGACTTCTTTGATTCACTGAGCCAAGTAGAGACCAG caTTGCACAGCGTCAGGGGATGAAGCGAGGTTGGTTTACCTACACTGACCTATGCGTGTTACTGGAGCAATCAACATGGAGCCAAGCACTTACAGCCATCTACCAGCACTTTACCAAG GTTTCATGTATGCTCGGATTTTTGTACCTGACCAGTGTGGCTGGCCTCATTGCCACCAGCACTGTGCTCCACCAAGTCAGCCTCTGTCCAAATGGCCGCACTCTTTTGCCACACCCAACTGAAGTCACTCCGGCACACCTTCGCACCTCCAGCCTCAACCCAGAAGCTTCTTCTGAACTCGGTCACCTCGCCTCTTGCACTCTGGCCAACAAGAGTCTGGACCGTCACACCAAAGTGGTTGGAGAGGGCCGACACCACAGTCCAGCTTCTGTTCCAGCCACCTCAAAGACATCTATTTTGTATCTCTGGGGCTCACTCCTCAGCTCTGTTGGCTCCACACAGCCAGAGATGGAGATGGTTTCTCCTGACACCTGGTCCACTGCTGCCCCCTTTCTTCCTGGCTGCCATACCACCCTCGCTCAACGTGAACGCATGCTGAGAAACCACTCGACTCTGTTCAGCCATCATGCATCATGGCTGGCCTCCATCTTCCTTGAAAGCTCTGAAACCAGTCCTGACCTTGGAATGTTTCCACCTGTGCCACTGGGACATTGTCGTCAACATTTTATGGTACCTGTAGACAAGACAAGAGCTCTCCTCATGCCAGGCTAG